The following proteins are encoded in a genomic region of Thermococcus henrietii:
- a CDS encoding DUF4932 domain-containing protein — MKRLLAWVTLAVLLLASSVPGASAVEIDSHVTVEISPNAELLGIVYYLAFGKDPFVIDRGSYLSEVEAHFGRFRNSTAVLLLKSYLSRARTVPERDYYLMELEYYLLLCSEPPGLMPMVDIDFPWFENEFLPSLREFANESDFMDFYESHMDYYDDDLRIYENALKMLPPDEFMTENAGVHNVTYEFLHPYLVAIHGHSFRPVLNGTSVWGAGGMLPLVRRTPQRTLWSYKTARDTMFGLPLNRDYVMSMGLDELLYLGFIYHELGHDITIPALDAYGNLSNLTYFVDAIRSDMPYLARYDIHFWSKTGMLYEGFADAWEDYAISRINENYTLLAINMQKAWGEFWIGWLLNRTAYYSELSRKTGKPFSDYVWSILGEMRGFASPENVSEVYSREVPVTPLRAFDRGAELGRVVIVYGTANLDPTGTEKDKETAEEIAGNLRRFYSQWVEPVDVVVKADVNVTDADLEGVVVLVGGPVSNRLVRELDSKFPLRFEKVNGTWVLTHTENVTSFVLLDEKSPWKKVYGNVSVAVGNLGNVANASVLMAIRNPYNESNYLVWVAGENRNLTALFTNPTYYLSSYEIYTGKEVEMGFYVQSASS; from the coding sequence ATGAAGCGCCTCCTTGCGTGGGTAACACTTGCGGTCCTCCTGCTGGCCTCATCGGTTCCCGGGGCGTCGGCGGTTGAAATTGACTCCCACGTAACGGTCGAGATAAGCCCCAACGCCGAGCTCCTTGGAATCGTTTACTACCTCGCCTTCGGGAAGGACCCCTTCGTCATCGACAGAGGGAGTTACCTGAGTGAGGTTGAGGCCCACTTCGGAAGGTTCAGAAACTCAACGGCGGTGCTCCTCCTGAAGTCCTACCTCTCCCGGGCGAGAACCGTGCCTGAGAGGGATTACTACCTGATGGAACTCGAGTACTACCTCCTCCTGTGCTCCGAACCGCCCGGCCTCATGCCCATGGTTGACATTGACTTCCCGTGGTTTGAGAACGAGTTCCTGCCGTCACTAAGGGAGTTCGCGAATGAGAGCGACTTCATGGACTTCTACGAGAGTCACATGGACTACTACGACGATGACCTCAGAATCTACGAGAACGCCCTTAAAATGCTACCTCCCGATGAGTTCATGACCGAGAACGCGGGAGTTCACAACGTTACCTACGAGTTCCTCCACCCCTACCTCGTCGCGATACACGGCCACAGCTTCAGGCCCGTCCTGAACGGCACCTCGGTTTGGGGCGCCGGCGGAATGCTCCCCCTCGTCAGGAGAACACCCCAGAGAACGCTCTGGAGCTACAAAACCGCGAGGGACACGATGTTCGGGCTTCCTCTGAACAGGGACTACGTGATGAGCATGGGGCTCGACGAGTTACTCTACCTCGGCTTCATTTACCACGAGCTCGGTCACGACATCACGATTCCAGCCCTCGACGCCTACGGAAACCTGTCGAACCTCACCTACTTCGTTGACGCCATAAGGAGCGACATGCCCTACCTGGCACGCTACGATATCCACTTCTGGAGCAAAACGGGGATGCTCTACGAGGGCTTCGCCGACGCGTGGGAGGACTACGCGATAAGCCGGATAAACGAGAACTACACGCTCCTGGCAATCAACATGCAGAAGGCCTGGGGCGAGTTCTGGATTGGGTGGCTCCTCAACAGAACTGCCTACTATTCAGAGCTGAGCCGGAAAACCGGGAAGCCCTTCTCGGACTACGTTTGGAGTATCCTCGGCGAGATGAGGGGCTTTGCATCGCCGGAAAACGTCAGCGAGGTTTACTCTCGCGAGGTTCCGGTCACACCGCTGAGGGCATTTGACAGGGGCGCGGAGCTGGGAAGGGTCGTCATCGTCTACGGAACGGCCAACCTGGACCCGACCGGGACGGAGAAGGATAAAGAGACAGCCGAGGAGATAGCGGGGAACTTGAGGCGATTCTACTCCCAGTGGGTTGAGCCTGTGGACGTCGTGGTGAAAGCGGACGTTAACGTCACGGACGCTGACCTTGAAGGGGTCGTCGTCCTCGTCGGCGGTCCGGTCTCGAACCGGCTCGTGAGGGAGCTCGATAGTAAGTTCCCGCTCCGCTTCGAGAAGGTCAACGGAACGTGGGTGTTGACCCACACCGAGAACGTCACGAGCTTCGTTCTCCTCGACGAGAAGAGTCCCTGGAAAAAGGTTTACGGAAACGTGAGCGTCGCCGTTGGAAACCTTGGAAACGTCGCCAATGCGAGTGTCCTCATGGCGATTCGGAACCCCTACAACGAGAGCAACTACCTCGTCTGGGTTGCCGGTGAGAACAGGAACCTGACGGCGCTCTTCACGAACCCGACCTACTACCTAAGCAGTTACGAAATCTACACGGGAAAAGAAGTGGAGATGGGGTTCTACGTTCAGTCGGCCTCTTCCTGA
- a CDS encoding metal ABC transporter solute-binding protein, Zn/Mn family → MKRLALIILLTLALVPLNGVSAQENVTVVATIAPIASIVQEAFPGVKVEVIVPPGVDPHDYQLTAQQVELLSKARVIVTTGGHLPVEKRIAELEQEGTVTGKALFVDDYMKYGFHYAKEYWYNGKDNPHGVWLDPYNAIAIAEATEKALIEEDPANAVTYERDFEKFRERVLAIVEAYKALAPKNATAVIQMPPDEYAIDWLGIKAVASIKPEEEVPAIGVDQLVPTAKKSSLIVYGSDSSEQLKNAAIELAQKSGKPLAEITVFWASGNYTDWLIKNTASIMKALSTPEKPAKPNNAENTAVTYAFLALVTGIVLGTALGVILKK, encoded by the coding sequence ATGAAGAGGCTCGCGCTCATAATCCTGCTGACGCTCGCGCTGGTTCCCCTCAACGGCGTCTCGGCTCAGGAGAACGTCACGGTGGTAGCGACGATAGCGCCGATAGCGTCAATAGTTCAGGAGGCGTTCCCGGGCGTTAAGGTCGAGGTGATAGTTCCGCCCGGGGTTGACCCGCACGACTACCAGCTGACGGCCCAGCAGGTTGAACTGCTCTCAAAGGCCCGGGTCATAGTGACCACCGGAGGTCACCTGCCCGTTGAAAAGAGGATTGCAGAACTTGAACAGGAGGGCACCGTAACGGGAAAGGCCCTTTTCGTCGACGACTATATGAAATACGGCTTCCACTACGCCAAGGAATACTGGTACAACGGGAAGGACAATCCTCACGGCGTCTGGCTCGACCCCTACAACGCCATAGCCATAGCAGAAGCTACCGAGAAGGCCCTAATCGAGGAGGACCCGGCGAACGCGGTGACTTACGAGAGGGACTTCGAGAAGTTCCGCGAGAGGGTCCTTGCGATAGTCGAGGCCTACAAAGCTTTAGCCCCCAAGAACGCGACCGCAGTAATCCAGATGCCCCCAGACGAGTACGCCATTGACTGGCTCGGGATTAAGGCGGTTGCCTCGATAAAGCCCGAGGAAGAGGTTCCGGCGATAGGGGTTGACCAGCTCGTTCCGACCGCGAAGAAGAGCTCGCTCATAGTTTACGGCTCCGACAGCTCGGAACAGCTTAAGAATGCCGCAATCGAACTCGCCCAGAAGAGCGGAAAGCCCCTTGCGGAGATAACCGTCTTCTGGGCCTCGGGGAACTACACCGACTGGCTCATCAAGAACACGGCATCGATAATGAAGGCACTCTCGACCCCCGAGAAACCTGCGAAGCCGAACAATGCAGAGAACACCGCTGTTACGTACGCTTTCCTGGCGCTCGTTACGGGAATCGTCCTGGGAACCGCGCTGGGGGTAATATTGAAAAAATGA
- a CDS encoding ABC transporter permease produces the protein MNLKNELRGYAKPVAESVLAILIGAFIGALVLWFSGYDAIAAYRALLSGSFGSLSNFAETLSKSTPLILTAITFAIGARTGLFNIGAEGTVYFGAIAAVAVTQSVRNPLAGILAGILVGALWMLPAAVLKVYRGVHEVISTIMFNWIAFFLASWLALQVFENPMNPNSTLPIPPGARLPLLVKNSTLSLAFVIAIISAIIVYVVMWHTKLGYELRTSGQNPRAAEYGGTNPKVAMLWSFVIGGMTAGLAGALQVMGIPPSYSISQGLANVYGYGFDGIGVSLVGRNHPLGIIFAGILFGALNAGATQMQQTGVPLEMVKVIEGIIIVAVAVPGLLDLFTRAFRRGSA, from the coding sequence GTGAACCTCAAAAATGAGCTCAGAGGATACGCCAAACCCGTGGCCGAGAGCGTTTTGGCGATACTCATTGGAGCGTTCATAGGTGCCCTCGTCCTCTGGTTCAGTGGTTACGACGCGATTGCCGCGTACCGAGCCCTTCTATCGGGTTCCTTCGGTTCCCTCAGCAACTTTGCGGAGACCCTCAGCAAATCAACACCGCTCATTCTGACGGCGATAACCTTCGCTATAGGCGCGAGAACCGGGCTCTTCAACATCGGCGCCGAGGGAACCGTCTACTTCGGTGCCATAGCGGCCGTCGCGGTAACCCAGAGCGTACGGAATCCTTTGGCCGGAATACTAGCTGGAATCCTAGTCGGTGCGCTGTGGATGCTCCCCGCGGCGGTCCTCAAGGTGTACAGGGGCGTTCATGAAGTTATCTCCACGATAATGTTCAACTGGATTGCCTTCTTCTTGGCGAGCTGGCTCGCCCTCCAAGTCTTTGAGAACCCGATGAACCCCAACAGCACGCTGCCGATTCCACCGGGGGCAAGGCTACCCCTGCTCGTGAAGAACTCTACTCTCTCGCTGGCCTTCGTGATAGCGATAATCTCAGCAATCATTGTTTACGTGGTAATGTGGCACACCAAGCTCGGCTACGAACTCAGAACCAGTGGACAGAACCCGAGGGCGGCTGAATACGGTGGCACGAACCCTAAGGTGGCCATGCTCTGGTCCTTCGTCATCGGCGGAATGACTGCCGGACTCGCGGGTGCGCTCCAGGTCATGGGAATCCCGCCGAGCTACTCCATCAGCCAGGGACTCGCGAACGTCTACGGCTACGGTTTCGACGGAATAGGTGTCTCCCTTGTCGGCAGGAACCACCCCCTCGGCATAATCTTCGCGGGGATACTCTTTGGAGCCCTCAACGCGGGGGCAACACAGATGCAGCAAACGGGCGTTCCCCTTGAGATGGTTAAGGTCATCGAGGGCATCATCATCGTGGCCGTCGCCGTGCCCGGACTCCTTGACCTGTTCACCAGAGCGTTCAGGAGGGGAAGTGCATGA
- a CDS encoding 50S ribosomal protein L39e, giving the protein MSRYKPLAKKLRLAKAAKQNRRVPVWVIIKTNRKVLTHPKRRHWRRTKLKE; this is encoded by the coding sequence ATGTCAAGGTACAAGCCACTCGCCAAGAAGCTCAGGCTCGCCAAGGCTGCAAAGCAGAACAGGCGCGTTCCCGTTTGGGTCATCATCAAGACAAACAGGAAGGTTCTCACCCATCCGAAGAGGAGGCACTGGAGGAGAACCAAGCTCAAGGAGTGA
- the rpl18a gene encoding 50S ribosomal protein L18Ae, with the protein MEVKVYRVKGIFQRGKLKQPFTKEYRALKPEHVVELVYSEIGSKHRVPRTKIWIESIEEIKPEEAENPIVRRLSLEL; encoded by the coding sequence ATGGAGGTCAAGGTCTACCGCGTTAAGGGAATCTTCCAGAGGGGTAAGCTCAAGCAGCCCTTCACCAAGGAGTACCGCGCTCTCAAGCCGGAGCACGTCGTCGAGCTCGTCTACTCCGAGATAGGGAGCAAGCACCGCGTCCCGAGGACCAAGATATGGATTGAGAGCATCGAGGAGATAAAACCGGAAGAGGCGGAGAACCCGATAGTCAGAAGGCTCAGCCTCGAGCTCTGA
- a CDS encoding 50S ribosomal protein L31e produces MIKPGEEVIFVVPIRKIKKRVPRWKRAPRAARFVREWIARHAKAEEVKLDPAVNEKLWERGAEKPPNKLRVKVVVEEVDGKRVAKVSLA; encoded by the coding sequence ATGATTAAGCCCGGTGAGGAGGTCATATTCGTCGTTCCCATCAGGAAGATAAAGAAGCGCGTTCCGCGCTGGAAGAGGGCCCCGAGAGCGGCTCGCTTCGTCCGCGAGTGGATAGCAAGGCACGCTAAGGCCGAGGAGGTCAAGCTCGACCCGGCCGTCAACGAGAAGCTCTGGGAGCGCGGGGCGGAGAAGCCACCCAACAAGCTCCGCGTTAAGGTCGTCGTTGAAGAAGTTGACGGCAAGAGGGTTGCGAAGGTCTCCCTGGCCTGA
- a CDS encoding ABC transporter permease, with amino-acid sequence MNETMVISLLLGSLAAMVPIALTSIGAVISERAGVVNIGYEGILMLSAFFGAIFAELAHNGWVGLLGGALTGLIIGIIHGVITVYLKGDHVIPGIGINLIGYGGVAFGILAYWGTAGQHQVPQNAQIKPLWMDAFGNSLSPMVPITIAVAVIVWWMLFKTPFGLRIRAVGENPEAADAIGINVELYRFTAVLIASALAGVAGAYLSVDWLGTVTKTIAAGRGFIALANMVFSGWNPIVALGGAFLFGFFDNFAIYIQNNPWLAGTIPWQFIATLPYVVTLIVVAGIIGRARPPKWDGRPYKRE; translated from the coding sequence ATGAACGAGACTATGGTAATCAGCCTCCTGCTCGGTTCCCTAGCGGCGATGGTTCCAATAGCACTTACGAGCATAGGTGCCGTGATAAGCGAAAGGGCCGGTGTCGTCAACATCGGCTACGAGGGAATACTGATGCTCTCGGCGTTTTTCGGGGCGATATTCGCTGAGCTAGCTCACAACGGATGGGTTGGTCTCCTCGGAGGCGCACTAACCGGCCTTATCATAGGGATAATCCACGGCGTAATCACCGTCTACCTCAAGGGCGACCACGTCATTCCGGGCATCGGTATAAACCTCATAGGCTACGGTGGCGTTGCATTTGGAATCCTAGCGTACTGGGGCACCGCAGGACAGCATCAAGTCCCTCAGAACGCCCAGATTAAGCCCCTCTGGATGGACGCCTTCGGAAACTCCCTCAGCCCTATGGTACCGATAACGATAGCGGTCGCGGTAATAGTCTGGTGGATGCTCTTCAAGACGCCGTTCGGGCTGAGAATTCGCGCCGTCGGAGAGAACCCAGAAGCAGCGGACGCTATTGGAATAAACGTCGAGCTCTACCGCTTCACGGCGGTCCTCATAGCGAGTGCCTTGGCCGGCGTTGCCGGTGCCTACCTCAGCGTTGACTGGCTCGGAACCGTAACGAAAACGATAGCGGCCGGAAGGGGTTTCATAGCCCTGGCGAACATGGTCTTCAGCGGCTGGAACCCGATAGTGGCCCTCGGTGGAGCGTTCCTCTTCGGATTCTTCGACAACTTCGCCATCTACATACAGAACAACCCCTGGCTCGCGGGAACGATACCCTGGCAGTTCATAGCGACCCTGCCGTACGTCGTGACCCTCATAGTGGTCGCGGGAATAATAGGAAGGGCAAGGCCACCCAAGTGGGACGGCAGGCCCTACAAGCGCGAGTGA
- a CDS encoding translation initiation factor IF-6, protein MHIERLDFENSPYLGVYGFATDRVAIIREGLGEKKLETLREVLKVPLIETSVMKSRIVGIFVAGNSNALIVPWYIWDAELDFINAQLREYGIEVEVVPFQSRLTAFGNLILANDKGALVSKDFTREEARKIEDILGVPVERGVIADYTAVGSVGVVTNKGGLVHPEATDEELEWLSDLFKVDIYVGTANMGVPFVGSCMIANSHGVVVGHLTTGPEIVKIEEALGFLG, encoded by the coding sequence ATGCACATCGAGAGGCTCGATTTTGAAAACTCCCCGTACCTTGGCGTTTACGGCTTCGCCACCGACAGGGTAGCCATCATTAGGGAGGGCCTCGGCGAGAAGAAGTTAGAGACCCTCAGAGAAGTTCTGAAGGTTCCGCTCATCGAGACGAGTGTTATGAAGTCGCGCATAGTCGGCATATTCGTCGCCGGCAACTCCAACGCGCTGATAGTCCCTTGGTACATCTGGGACGCCGAGCTCGACTTCATAAACGCCCAGCTCAGGGAGTACGGGATTGAGGTGGAGGTCGTTCCCTTCCAGAGCAGGCTCACCGCCTTCGGAAACCTGATTCTGGCCAACGACAAGGGCGCTTTAGTTAGCAAGGACTTCACGAGGGAGGAAGCGAGGAAGATTGAGGACATACTCGGCGTTCCGGTTGAGAGGGGAGTCATAGCAGACTACACAGCGGTTGGAAGCGTCGGCGTCGTCACTAACAAAGGCGGTCTCGTGCACCCCGAGGCGACCGACGAGGAGCTTGAGTGGTTGAGCGACCTCTTCAAGGTCGATATATACGTCGGAACCGCCAACATGGGCGTTCCCTTCGTTGGCTCGTGCATGATAGCCAACTCACACGGCGTCGTCGTCGGACACCTGACGACGGGTCCGGAGATAGTGAAGATTGAAGAAGCTTTAGGCTTCCTCGGATAA
- a CDS encoding DUF7411 family protein has product MRVHHLYSGGKDSSLSAWILSQLGYEVELVTVTFGLLDNWRYARETAERLGFAHRVLELPVEILEKAGEIAISDGHPNNAIQFIHERALEALASLPEVERVSDGTRRDDRVPLLDLPKARSLEDRFGVAYIRPLLGLGYKTIRELTEKLFVVEIRESEELEKADYEVELRYLLREKGIDPLEIFPKRHYQSRVLGWKREIRARG; this is encoded by the coding sequence ATGAGGGTTCACCACCTCTACTCCGGCGGAAAGGATTCAAGTCTGTCGGCGTGGATTCTGAGCCAGCTCGGCTACGAGGTCGAGCTCGTGACGGTCACCTTCGGCCTGCTCGACAACTGGAGGTACGCGAGGGAAACAGCTGAGAGGCTCGGCTTTGCCCATCGGGTTCTGGAGCTTCCGGTTGAAATCCTCGAAAAAGCCGGGGAGATTGCCATAAGCGACGGCCACCCGAACAACGCGATACAGTTCATCCACGAAAGGGCTCTGGAGGCTCTGGCGTCCCTTCCCGAAGTGGAAAGGGTGAGCGACGGAACGCGGAGGGATGACAGGGTTCCGCTCCTCGATTTGCCTAAGGCGAGGTCGCTGGAGGACAGGTTTGGGGTTGCCTACATAAGGCCACTCCTCGGTCTCGGTTACAAGACGATACGCGAGCTGACCGAGAAGCTCTTCGTCGTTGAAATCCGGGAGAGCGAGGAACTTGAGAAGGCGGACTACGAGGTTGAGCTGAGGTATCTCCTCAGGGAGAAGGGCATCGACCCGCTCGAAATCTTTCCGAAGAGACACTACCAGTCGAGGGTTCTGGGGTGGAAAAGAGAAATCAGAGCTCGAGGCTGA
- a CDS encoding ABC transporter ATP-binding protein, whose product MEERTPVLEMRDIVKVYPDGTKALKGVTIKVYEGEILGLLGENGAGKTTLMKVLFGMLKPTKGKIFLRGKEVRFKSPADAIANGIGMVHQHFTLVEVFNALENIILGMEGHGLLSKIDVENARRKLQKLMDELNFQVPLDVPVENLPVGVQQRIEILKMLYRDVDILILDEPTAVLTPIEVKELFAVLRKLKEQGKTIIFISHKLNEVMEITDRVTVIRKGEVVGTVKTSEATPQLLARMMVGRDVVLRIEKPPKEPGDVVFRVEDLWVKGDRGEEAVRGLTFEVRAGEIFGIAGVEGNGQSELIEAIAGLRKIERGKVYLKGIDITGKKPRELYDMGVAHIPEDRTHMGLILEMTVMENSILGMHWREEFSRGPLIDWGKVEEHAKRLIEEFEVSAPGTKAPVKSLSGGNQQKLIVAREVSKKPEFIIAAQPTRGVDVASTEYIRNYLVKLRNEDKAVLLVSADLDEVLQLSDRMAIMYEGQFMGIVKPDEVTEEQIGLMMGGVKGEPQK is encoded by the coding sequence ATGGAAGAGAGGACTCCAGTGCTCGAGATGCGTGACATCGTGAAGGTTTACCCGGACGGCACAAAGGCTCTGAAGGGCGTCACGATTAAGGTCTACGAGGGTGAAATCCTCGGTCTCCTCGGCGAGAACGGTGCCGGAAAAACGACGCTGATGAAGGTTCTCTTCGGAATGCTCAAGCCGACGAAGGGCAAGATTTTTCTCAGGGGTAAAGAAGTCCGCTTCAAGAGCCCCGCCGATGCAATAGCGAACGGAATCGGAATGGTTCACCAGCACTTCACGCTCGTTGAGGTCTTCAACGCCCTCGAGAACATCATCCTCGGAATGGAGGGGCACGGACTGCTGTCCAAGATTGACGTCGAGAACGCGAGGAGGAAGCTCCAGAAGCTGATGGATGAGCTCAACTTCCAGGTTCCCCTCGACGTCCCCGTCGAAAACCTCCCCGTCGGCGTCCAGCAGAGGATTGAAATTCTCAAGATGCTCTACCGCGACGTTGACATACTCATTCTCGACGAGCCGACCGCGGTTCTCACTCCGATTGAGGTTAAGGAGCTTTTCGCAGTTCTTAGGAAGCTCAAGGAGCAGGGAAAGACGATAATCTTCATCAGCCACAAGCTCAACGAGGTCATGGAGATAACCGACCGCGTTACGGTCATAAGGAAAGGTGAGGTCGTCGGAACCGTCAAGACGAGCGAGGCAACGCCCCAGCTCCTCGCGAGGATGATGGTTGGCAGGGACGTCGTTCTCAGGATTGAGAAGCCCCCGAAGGAGCCTGGTGACGTCGTCTTCCGCGTCGAGGACCTATGGGTGAAGGGAGACAGGGGCGAAGAAGCTGTTCGCGGGCTGACCTTCGAGGTCCGCGCTGGCGAGATATTCGGCATAGCCGGTGTTGAAGGCAACGGCCAGAGCGAGTTGATAGAAGCCATAGCTGGTCTGAGAAAAATCGAAAGGGGCAAGGTTTACCTCAAAGGAATCGACATCACAGGCAAGAAACCGAGGGAGCTCTACGACATGGGGGTGGCGCACATACCAGAGGACAGGACGCACATGGGTTTAATCCTCGAGATGACGGTGATGGAGAACTCAATTCTGGGAATGCACTGGAGGGAGGAGTTTTCCAGGGGACCCCTTATCGATTGGGGCAAGGTCGAGGAGCACGCAAAGAGACTGATAGAGGAGTTCGAGGTCAGCGCACCTGGAACGAAAGCCCCGGTAAAGAGCCTGAGCGGTGGAAACCAGCAGAAGCTGATAGTTGCGAGGGAGGTAAGCAAAAAGCCCGAGTTCATCATAGCGGCACAGCCAACGCGTGGTGTTGACGTTGCCTCGACCGAGTACATCAGAAACTACCTCGTCAAACTGAGGAACGAGGACAAGGCCGTTCTGCTCGTCTCTGCCGACCTGGATGAGGTTCTCCAGCTCAGCGACAGGATGGCGATAATGTACGAGGGCCAGTTCATGGGAATAGTCAAGCCCGACGAGGTTACCGAGGAGCAGATTGGACTCATGATGGGAGGTGTTAAGGGTGAACCTCAAAAATGA
- a CDS encoding CGP-CTERM sorting domain-containing protein, whose amino-acid sequence MKKFGFWLVALLLVGLLAGSVSAAGEYKEVQKNEYWVSWDGSANATLVSIVYGPSEMLNQTKASILKMGIQNATKVFVSQEAQKLSQMGLTLKNATGEIIGYNTTGPLETVIKGRILNFARYYSYDNVWEIALDALRVADLSQINPTAINGSMYLENYFTVHLPAGARLKNVTKGFKVESNGSYILLDVKVEGNTIFTHSIVYLKKGVTKEDLMVLYSKLEPVMIQYTGKKGVENYTTWEMKIYNNITVQGNQTVLDTTEEYIKPEAYINYVKVQFAYEGLQKAEQSLYEKYAQQFQNEGVQVLGGRVSILNANTSGPLIVKYHWVLKGFVSKVNGTYVYAYDPKLELGSMNFPYRLNAAINETKVTRISLPTGYKFTSIPSDIDVKTRAGSVTMKVQRLSDREILITSNVYIAYGVPADAYKAFMAKVPNKVEFKYEVTAEEGSGGKGICGPAAIVGLAVLPLLLYRRRR is encoded by the coding sequence ATGAAGAAGTTTGGATTTTGGCTGGTCGCTCTTCTGCTCGTTGGACTTCTCGCAGGGAGTGTCTCGGCCGCTGGAGAATACAAGGAAGTCCAGAAGAACGAGTATTGGGTTTCGTGGGATGGAAGCGCCAACGCGACCCTCGTGTCCATCGTTTACGGCCCGAGTGAGATGCTCAACCAGACAAAGGCGAGCATACTGAAGATGGGCATTCAGAACGCCACCAAGGTGTTCGTGAGCCAAGAGGCCCAGAAGCTCTCCCAGATGGGGTTAACGCTCAAAAACGCAACGGGAGAAATTATCGGGTACAACACCACCGGGCCGTTGGAGACCGTGATAAAGGGTAGGATACTCAACTTCGCGCGCTACTACTCCTACGACAACGTCTGGGAGATAGCGCTCGACGCGCTCCGCGTGGCAGACCTCTCGCAGATTAACCCAACCGCCATAAACGGCTCAATGTACTTGGAGAACTACTTCACTGTCCATCTCCCCGCTGGAGCCAGACTGAAGAACGTCACGAAGGGATTTAAGGTTGAATCAAACGGAAGCTACATACTCCTGGACGTCAAGGTCGAGGGGAACACAATATTCACGCACTCCATCGTGTACCTCAAGAAGGGTGTTACCAAGGAGGACCTCATGGTTCTTTATTCAAAGCTGGAGCCCGTTATGATTCAATACACCGGGAAGAAGGGTGTTGAGAACTACACGACTTGGGAGATGAAAATATACAACAACATAACCGTTCAGGGCAATCAGACGGTTCTCGACACTACGGAGGAGTACATAAAGCCCGAGGCATACATAAACTACGTCAAGGTTCAGTTCGCCTACGAGGGTCTTCAGAAGGCTGAGCAGAGCCTTTATGAGAAGTACGCCCAGCAGTTCCAGAACGAGGGAGTTCAGGTCCTTGGGGGAAGGGTTTCGATTCTGAACGCCAACACCAGCGGTCCCCTCATAGTCAAGTACCACTGGGTTCTCAAGGGCTTCGTCAGCAAGGTCAACGGAACATACGTTTATGCCTACGACCCGAAACTTGAGCTGGGTAGCATGAACTTCCCATACCGGCTCAACGCGGCGATAAACGAAACCAAGGTCACGAGGATAAGCCTTCCCACAGGCTACAAGTTCACGTCCATTCCCTCCGACATAGATGTTAAGACAAGGGCGGGAAGCGTCACGATGAAAGTGCAGAGGCTCAGCGACAGGGAGATTCTAATTACGAGCAACGTTTACATAGCCTATGGGGTTCCCGCCGACGCTTACAAAGCGTTCATGGCCAAGGTTCCCAACAAGGTTGAGTTCAAGTACGAGGTCACCGCCGAGGAGGGGAGTGGAGGCAAGGGCATCTGCGGTCCTGCCGCGATAGTTGGACTGGCCGTTCTTCCGCTCCTCCTGTACAGGAGGAGGCGCTGA
- a CDS encoding phosphoribosyltransferase, producing the protein MKKFPAYLASWEDIERWAKEGAWKVLEDGWRPDVIVGLARGGWVPARLYCDYLGVKDLVSLKVEHWGVTATPDGKARLKYGSNYSLEGKRVLIVDDISDTGESLTLAKNYVEGQKPAEIRTATLLTIKGSRFKPDYFGEEIDWAWIVFPWNFVEDMINLVGNILEEKEAVSTDEIVELFKELHGMEVPKGRLEEALRMAERRKVFKFRDGKWRKA; encoded by the coding sequence ATGAAGAAGTTTCCGGCGTATCTCGCTTCTTGGGAAGACATTGAAAGGTGGGCCAAGGAAGGGGCCTGGAAGGTTTTGGAGGACGGCTGGAGGCCTGACGTTATAGTCGGCCTCGCCCGCGGTGGCTGGGTTCCGGCGAGGCTCTACTGCGACTACCTCGGTGTCAAGGACCTGGTAAGCCTGAAGGTCGAGCACTGGGGAGTAACGGCAACCCCGGACGGCAAGGCCAGGCTCAAGTACGGCAGCAACTACAGCCTCGAGGGCAAGAGGGTCCTCATCGTCGACGACATCAGCGACACCGGCGAGAGCCTGACCCTTGCGAAGAACTACGTCGAGGGTCAGAAGCCGGCCGAGATAAGGACCGCCACGCTCCTGACAATCAAGGGCTCGCGCTTCAAGCCCGACTACTTCGGCGAGGAAATCGACTGGGCCTGGATAGTCTTCCCCTGGAACTTCGTGGAGGACATGATTAACCTCGTCGGCAACATCCTTGAGGAGAAGGAAGCTGTCAGCACCGACGAGATAGTCGAGCTCTTCAAGGAGCTCCACGGCATGGAAGTTCCGAAGGGCAGGCTCGAGGAAGCCCTCAGGATGGCCGAGCGCAGGAAGGTTTTTAAGTTCCGCGACGGGAAGTGGCGCAAAGCCTGA